A window from Lampris incognitus isolate fLamInc1 chromosome 5, fLamInc1.hap2, whole genome shotgun sequence encodes these proteins:
- the LOC130112689 gene encoding gastrula zinc finger protein XlCGF8.2DB-like, translated as MKTEPDREDFGLSEPLDRNDDWIKTREPQSSLDAKDNNEISHWRSIKKKPFTCSICGKGFFQNGHLKSHMRTHTGEKPFNCTICGKEFTQSGHMQAHMKTHTTDKSFNCSVCGKAFCQKGDMQRHVRTHTVEKPFTCSLCGKGFFQNGHLKSHMRTHTGEKPFSCTICGKEFSQSGQIQPHMRTHTGEKPFSCSVCGKAFCQKGDMQRHTRTHTVQKPFTCFLCGKGFSQNGHLKSHMRTHTGEKPFTCTICGKEFTQNGHMQAHMKRHTG; from the coding sequence ATGAAAACAGAACCTGATAGAGAGGACTTTGGACTGTCAGAACCACTAGACCGTAATGATGACTGGATCAAAACTAGAGAACCTCAGTCCAGTTTGGATGCAAAAGATAACAATGAAATAAGTCACTGGAGATCTATTAAGAAAAAACCTTTCACTTGCTCAATTTGTGGTAAAGGTTTTTTTCAAAATGGACATTTAAAGTCACACATGAGGACACATACTGGAGAGAAGCCATTCAATTGCACAATCTGTGGTAAAGAATTTACTCAAAGTGGGCATATGCAGgcacacatgaaaacacataCTACAGATAAGTCCTTtaattgctcagtctgtggtaaagcatTTTGTCAAAAAGGAGATATGCAGAGACACGTAAGAACACATACAGTAGAGAAACCTTTCACTTGCTCACTTTGTGGTAAAGGTTTTTTTCAAAATGGACATTTAAAGTCACACATGAGGACACATACTGGAGAGAAGCCATTCAGTTGCACAATCTGTGGTAAAGAGTTTTCTCAAAGTGGGCAAATCCAaccacacatgagaacacatactgGAGAGAAGccctttagttgctcagtctgtggtaaagcgtTTTGTCAAAAAGGAGATATGCAGAgacacacaagaacacatacagtACAGAAACCTTTCACTTGCTTCCTTTGTGGTAAAGGTTTTTCTCAAAATGGACATTTAAAGTCACACATGAGGACACATACTGGAGAGAAGCCGTTCACTTGCACTATCTGTGGTAAAGAGTTTACTCAAAATGGACATATGCAGGCACACATGAAAAGACATACTGGGTAG